Proteins encoded together in one Streptomyces sp. NBC_01216 window:
- a CDS encoding WD40/YVTN/BNR-like repeat-containing protein, producing MPDVLLTVGTRKGLFVGRRRAGRWEFGEPRFNAQAVYSIGIDTRRPTPRLLVGGDSAHWGPSVFHSDDFGATWTEPPRPAVKFPRDTGASLERVWQLHPAPAHSPDVVYAGTEPAALFRSEDGGESFELVRPLWEHPTRDRWVPGGGGEAVHTVVTDRRDPDQVTVAVSTAGVFRSRDGGESWAPSNTGVSAVFLPDPDPEFGQCVHKIAQDADDPDRLYLQNHWGVFRSDDAGGRWTDIGAGLPSDFGFAVVAHPHRAGTAYVFPINADSDRVPAGRRCRVYRTNDAGAGWEPLSTGLPEGEHYGTVLRDAMCADDGDPAGIYFGNRNGEVYASADDGDTWQQLAAHLPDVLCVRAAVIA from the coding sequence ATGCCCGACGTACTGCTCACCGTAGGTACCCGCAAGGGCCTGTTCGTCGGCCGCAGGCGCGCCGGCCGATGGGAGTTCGGCGAACCCCGGTTCAACGCGCAGGCGGTCTACTCGATCGGCATCGACACCCGGCGCCCCACTCCGCGGCTGCTCGTCGGGGGCGACAGCGCCCACTGGGGTCCCTCGGTGTTCCACTCCGACGACTTCGGGGCCACCTGGACCGAGCCCCCGCGCCCGGCGGTCAAGTTCCCCCGGGACACCGGGGCTTCGCTGGAGCGGGTGTGGCAGCTGCATCCGGCGCCGGCCCACTCCCCCGACGTGGTGTACGCGGGCACGGAGCCGGCCGCGTTGTTCCGGTCCGAGGACGGCGGGGAGTCCTTCGAACTGGTGCGCCCGCTCTGGGAGCACCCGACCCGGGACCGGTGGGTACCCGGCGGCGGCGGTGAGGCCGTGCACACGGTCGTCACCGACCGGCGTGATCCCGACCAGGTGACGGTCGCGGTCTCGACGGCCGGCGTGTTCCGCTCGCGGGACGGCGGAGAGAGCTGGGCGCCTTCCAACACCGGTGTCTCGGCGGTCTTCCTGCCCGACCCCGACCCGGAGTTCGGACAGTGCGTGCACAAGATCGCGCAGGACGCCGACGATCCGGACCGGCTCTATCTCCAGAACCACTGGGGTGTCTTCCGCAGCGACGACGCGGGCGGCCGGTGGACCGACATCGGGGCCGGGCTCCCCTCCGACTTCGGCTTCGCCGTCGTGGCCCACCCCCATCGCGCCGGCACGGCCTACGTCTTCCCCATCAACGCCGACTCCGACCGGGTGCCCGCGGGGCGTCGCTGCCGTGTCTACCGCACGAACGACGCGGGCGCCGGCTGGGAGCCGCTCTCCACCGGGCTGCCCGAGGGGGAGCACTACGGCACCGTGCTGCGGGACGCGATGTGCGCGGACGACGGGGACCCGGCGGGCATCTACTTCGGCAACCGCAACGGCGAGGTGTACGCGAGCGCGGACGACGGCGACACCTGGCAGCAGCTCGCCGCACACCTGCCGGACGTGCTCTGCGTGCGGGCCGCCGTGATCGCCTGA
- a CDS encoding NADH:flavin oxidoreductase/NADH oxidase → MSVALFEPYTLRSVTIPNRVWMAPMCQYSAAATGPDTGVSGDWHFAHYASRATGGTGLILVEATAVSPEGRISPADLGIWNDTQAAALRRITAFLKEHGTVPGIQLGHAGRKAATRRPWEGRGPVPEDGHGWQPVGPSPLEFAEGHTVPTELTAEGIREIVDHFADAARRALAAGFEVVEVHGAHGYLIGEFLSPHSNHRTDEYGGSFENRTRFALQVVDAVRAVWPAELPLFFRVSATDWLEEQGWTPDETVRFARLLRAHGVDLLDVSSGGNGGPARIPVGPGYQVPFATRVKAETGLPVAAVGLITDSRQAEKIIADGRADAVLLGRELLRDASWARRAARELGSATHTPEQYAWAI, encoded by the coding sequence ATGAGCGTCGCCCTGTTCGAGCCGTACACCCTGCGGTCAGTGACCATCCCGAACCGCGTGTGGATGGCCCCGATGTGCCAGTACTCGGCCGCCGCGACCGGCCCGGACACGGGAGTCTCCGGCGACTGGCACTTCGCCCACTACGCCTCCCGCGCCACCGGCGGCACCGGGCTGATCCTGGTCGAGGCCACGGCCGTCTCCCCCGAAGGCCGGATCAGCCCCGCCGACCTCGGCATCTGGAACGACACCCAGGCCGCGGCGCTGCGCCGGATCACGGCCTTCCTCAAGGAACACGGCACCGTGCCGGGGATCCAGCTCGGTCACGCGGGCCGGAAGGCGGCCACCCGCCGACCCTGGGAGGGCCGCGGCCCGGTACCCGAGGACGGCCACGGCTGGCAGCCCGTCGGCCCCAGCCCCCTCGAGTTCGCCGAGGGCCACACCGTGCCGACCGAGCTGACCGCCGAGGGGATCCGGGAGATCGTCGACCACTTCGCGGACGCCGCCCGGCGCGCCCTGGCGGCCGGGTTCGAGGTCGTCGAGGTGCACGGCGCGCACGGCTATCTCATCGGGGAGTTCCTCTCCCCGCACAGCAACCACCGCACGGACGAGTACGGCGGCTCCTTCGAGAACCGGACCCGCTTCGCCCTCCAGGTGGTCGACGCCGTGCGCGCCGTGTGGCCCGCGGAGCTGCCGCTCTTCTTCCGCGTCTCGGCCACGGACTGGCTGGAGGAACAGGGCTGGACCCCGGACGAGACCGTCCGCTTCGCGCGGCTGCTGCGCGCGCACGGGGTCGACCTCCTCGACGTGTCGAGCGGCGGCAACGGCGGCCCGGCCCGGATCCCGGTCGGCCCCGGCTACCAGGTGCCGTTCGCGACCCGGGTGAAGGCGGAGACCGGGCTGCCCGTCGCCGCCGTGGGCCTCATCACGGACAGCCGGCAGGCCGAGAAGATCATCGCCGACGGCCGGGCGGACGCCGTACTGCTCGGCCGCGAGCTGCTGCGCGACGCCTCCTGGGCGCGCCGGGCCGCGCGCGAGCTGGGTTCAGCGACGCACACCCCGGAGCAGTACGCCTGGGCGATCTGA